One genomic region from Bacillus rossius redtenbacheri isolate Brsri chromosome 6, Brsri_v3, whole genome shotgun sequence encodes:
- the LOC134532683 gene encoding ketohexokinase-like, which translates to MTILCVGVACLDIIHLCDSYPVEDSKNRSSEVCIRRGGNASNSCTVLSMLGAPCEFLGTIGCKNARFMVDDFAEHGISLEHAVIHEDLESYMATLIINISTGSRTALYCPRDVPELSFGEFCRVDLARYSWVHFEGRNTDEVARMMEHAVRWNSSHGQSLKISIELEIPSNSVNLLAMSPMADCVFVGKDFAISNGWGDMHKTLEAMTRYTKPGATVVVPWGELGAAGRGVGGAVVVTPAFPPPRVVDTVGAGDTFIAATIFGLGSGRSLHDSIALGCRVAGAKVGAYGMAHLRPVCRQLSDQCR; encoded by the exons ATGACTATCCTGTGCGTCGGGGTGGCATGCCTGGACATCATCCACCTGTGCGACTCGTACCCTGTCGAGGACTCCAAGAACAG GAGCTCGGAGGTGTGCATACGGCGAGGGGGCAACGCCTCCAACAGCTGCACGGTGCTCTCCATGCTGGGCGCGCCGTGCGAGTTCCTGGGCACCATCGGCTGCAAAAACGCCAG GTTCATGGTGGACGACTTCGCGGAGCACGGGATCTCGCTGGAGCACGCTGTCATCCACGAGGACCTAGAGTCGTACATGGCCACGCTCATCATCAACATCAGCACGGGCTCCCGGACTGCCCTGTACTGCCCCCGGGATGTGCCCGAGCTGTCCTTCGGCGAGTTCTGCCGGGTGGACCTCGCCCGCTACTCCTGGGTCCACTTCGAG GGTCGAAACACCGATGAAGTTGCCCGTATGATGGAGCATGCAGTCCGCTGGAATTCGTCTCATGGACAGAGTTTGAAAATTTCCATCGAGCTGGAGATCCCGAGCAACAGCGTAAATCTTTTGGCCATGTCACCCATGGCCGATTGTGTGTTTGTTGGCAAAGATTTTGCTATCTCCAACGGCTGGGGCGACATGCACAAAACGCTGGAAGCCATGACGAGATACACAAAACCTGG GGCCACGGTGGTAGTGCCGTGGGGGGAGCTCGGGGCGGCGGGAAGAGGCGTGGGCGGGGCAGTGGTGGTGACCCCAGCCTTCCCTCCCCCGCGTGTGGTGGACACCGTGGGCGCGGGAGACACGTTCATCGCAGCGACCATCTTCGGCCTGGGCTCAGGGCGCTCCCTCCATGACAGCATCGCTCTGGGCTGCCGCGTCGCCGGGGCCAAGGTCGGTGCGTACGGGATGGCCCATCTCCGGCCGGTGTGCCGACAGCTGAGCGACCAGTGCCGCTGA